Genomic DNA from Cucurbita pepo subsp. pepo cultivar mu-cu-16 chromosome LG13, ASM280686v2, whole genome shotgun sequence:
TGTCTTTTTCAGGATTCTTTACAAAGCACATAGTCCAgttgtattttctttctaaatttctatCAGAAagtaaagaaggaaaaaataatacttttgGGTTCCAAAAGAACAAGCATGTTtaacaaaacaacaaataaattgTACCTGCAATGGAACCAAGAGCTTCGGCAGCCTCGTGTCTAACCATTGGGTGCTCATTAACATCCTCAAGAATATTGGAGAGAGCATCTGAAGCTGCTTTGTTTTGCAATTGGCCTAATACATAAGCAACCTAATAATTCCAGAAAGTACCAACATCAAATCAGGAAATGGTGTCTCCACAAAGTGGCATGGCATGCTGAGCattcaaactaaattattGTCCAAAAATCTGTTAGGTTTGTTTCCAAAGGTAAAAGAATTAAGAATTCAAGATCAGACTAAGTTcgaaaagagaataaagaaaaatgacatATGATCATTAAGAAATTACAATCCACGTTAATAtggtgaaataaaattatgggTCATTAAAACGAACCTCATGCTTTAGCAGAGCACTTTTGGATCTTAAAGAGTTGATAATTGCAGTTAAAGCTTCATCATTGCCATTATTCCGTAAAGCAAAAAGTGCTGCATAGCGCTCATACATGCCCTTATCATCATCCAGAAGAATTTCCCTTCAAATGGATAAATGAGGTAGCAAAAGTAATCAGAAACCATTACTAGAAGCTACTATCAAGCAACATCCTTATTATAGAAGGTTGATAGTATATAGCATTTATTACAATTGCCTCGACATACCTAAGTTGACATACTGAAGAATCAGAAGAAGCTGGGGCAGCTGGATCGACAGACAGAAATGGCGACTTTTCAACTGTGGATGATTCACCTTCGTTACTAGAATCTTTCAGTTGTTCAATTCTCTTAAGGGCCAATTCACATGTCTCTTTAACCTCTTGAGCAGGATCTAAAGCCAAGCTCTTTtccaaataagaaatattaCTCTCTGAGCCAATAGCTCCAAGAGCTTCTGCTGCCTACACCATTACAGAAGCAAACACAATAGGTTAGATGGAAGAACAGAACACtacatcaaattcaaaacaagcaGGATAACAAAGGGGGCTCTATAATTTCACCTCGTGCCGAACAATGGGGTGCAACGAAAGATCATTAAGAACAGTCACTAACGCTGGGATTGCATCTGTATCTTGCATTTGGCCCAATGCAAATGCAGCCTCATGAGCCAACAAATTCGAAGGATCTCTAGTCGCTAAGCACAGAAAAATACGTACAATGAGTTTTTCTTTCCccttcttaattaattatatttccaGCCTTACATCGTAACGTGAAAAATATGTCTCAGGCTCTCCATAGCAGGCAAGTTCAAAAGCATAACAATGAggtaaaagttaaataaagaCGACGACCAAATATCAATCAATATCAACGAACTCCATAGCAGATTACCATTCTCATATAGCACCCCCGAGGGCACAACTAAACAGACTACTTCCAAGAAATTGCAAGGCATTTATTTCGACAATCAATCAAACggaataagaacaaaattgaCAGATTAAACACAACTCGAACTTCAAATCACaggaaaatttagaaaaaaaaatgattgagCTTACCAAGAATGAGGGCTTCGCGAGGGGCGGGGCCCTTGAGGTTGCGGAGGGAGAACAGAGCTCGGAAGCGCTCGGCAATGGGCTGAGAAGGGTCGTTCAAGCGGTCGCAGAGGAACTTCTCCATCTCTGAAGAGCAGGCGAAGGAGGTGATTTCTGCGTCGCCATTGACAAAGGCCATGAGATTGGACCTTTCGTAGAGAACTGGAAATTGGAGGGAGAGTTTTTCACAGAGCGAAAATCGTGAAGGTTAGAGCTTTCGAGTTTAGCGCAGCAGAATTTTGGGGCATGGGGGTAATTTCGTAATTGAGTTGCGTAGAATAAAcgcgggtttttttttttttttagttttatttattttaattggaaataaaatattaattagatataaatctaatt
This window encodes:
- the LOC111808421 gene encoding deoxyhypusine hydroxylase-B; protein product: MAFVNGDAEITSFACSSEMEKFLCDRLNDPSQPIAERFRALFSLRNLKGPAPREALILATRDPSNLLAHEAAFALGQMQDTDAIPALVTVLNDLSLHPIVRHEAAEALGAIGSESNISYLEKSLALDPAQEVKETCELALKRIEQLKDSSNEGESSTVEKSPFLSVDPAAPASSDSSVCQLREILLDDDKGMYERYAALFALRNNGNDEALTAIINSLRSKSALLKHEVAYVLGQLQNKAASDALSNILEDVNEHPMVRHEAAEALGSIADERSIALLNEFAKDPEPIVSQSCEVALSMLEYERLGRSFEFLFMQSPQVQ